The genome window ataagaaaacaggaaaccaAAGACCTGGAGTGtgacaaaatggaaaaaaaaaatacctcatgtaaaggaaataaaagtaaaggtaaagtgggATGCATACGCAgtggctgcgcgtggctgcggcgctcatctccgtcccattagccctttgagcctgtggtgggtaagaacccgctaccccgggacacagggctggAATGACATCCGGGatttccacagtttaccttccccaggtttccccaggtacccatttatcgaccaacccgatagggatggatgaacagctgggtgggctgtgcgccgactgcccaggctgggatcGAACACGGGCCCGCAGATTCGAAGCCAGGGGTGCTGACCGGTGGGAGGAAAGATAAACGTtcgaggagaggggaaagaaagacggaaaatagCAAATAATACGAAGAACGCAccgaagaagtaaaagaaaacaaccaCTTGGGGAAAATGATATGATAGAAAAGTAATAAccagaaaataaagtaataaaaacgtgaaaaccagacgaatttTAACGGaaagtgtaataaaaaaaagaaaataaacggaTTACTGCTTCTGGGGAGTAAACtaataaaaagagtaaaagtCCGTACAATCGctctttgaaaataaaatcaaAAAGAGTAGGACAAAACGACctcacgaaaaaaataaaataataaaaaaaaaaccgatcactttgaaaataaaataaataaaatgataaaaatacaaGACAAAACGAGCtcccacaaaaaagaaaaaaataacaaaaaaagaaaagaaaaaccggACAACCTtcacatgaaaaataaaacagtgaaggaataaaaaaaaattaaaaaagcacAATTTTAGGCATCGGTGGCAGGTGCAcacgagaggagagaggtggaggggggcTGTTGTTGCATGCGCGCCAAGGTTGTAATTGCCAGCATTTTAATATAATAGTTGTCATGGCGATGCTCAACTACCCACGCAAAAGCCGCCTGCATTGTATGTCTTGCCTCGTGTGTGCCAGGCGGTTCGAGCTTCACACTTATTATCTTCACTGGGTACTTTTGTTGTCCATTTTCATATCTTTGTCGGTTGTCTTACTTGCCAATCTACTTaactatctgcctatctatttatctgtcaatATTTATAAgggtactttttttcttctctgggttcattttcagttttatttttctttccttgttgtcCATTTTCAAATCTTTGTCGGTTGTCTTACTTGCCAATCTACCTaactatctgcctatctatttatctgtcaatatttataagtatgtatgtatggatctatctgtcgatctatctatctctttatatctatatctatataaatctatctatctatctctctatctctgtatttatgtattttgcattgtttttgttttctttttattctatgGACATGTATTTGCATATATTTGTCCTCCTTTATGAATTTCCATAGTAACTGTCTGCCATGATTTAAAAGTACTTTGTGGATGCAGTTTCCTACCGGTTACTTTTTCATAACATTTCCtgccttattttcttcattacttaATATCAATGTTTCTCTGAGGCATCCGATTCTGTCTAACGTTTTCATTGCTACTCTCAGTGTTCTTTAGCGTCTCCAATCCCTTTTCTTTTACAATCTTTATGATGCTGCTGCCTGGGATCCATTCTAACTCTACACAGGAAGAAAACTCTACAAATTTTGAGGAGCATTTATTGctgcaaaacaagaaaaaacaacattGGAGTGTGTACAGTATGTGGAAGTGCACTTGACCCACGAGGAGACAAGTGAATGGCgtgggagatgaaagaatgaaggaagaagtgacAGCAGATGAAAGTCCATGgaatgaaagacaaagagagaggtaaagagcgAGGACGAAgtgaaagcaaggaaggagtagagaggaaaGACGGAGGAGAACAATtgacccctctctctttttctctcggtCCCTACTAGGTGGTGAGAGTTTTTATGCGTCTCGAAGGCATCTTGAAGTTGTCCCGGGGAGAGCGTTGCGTCGTGTGTTcaggtgagtgtggtggtggtgggtccgtGCAGGTGTGGGGACGCGGTGTGTGTGCCGGGGTGTGGGGACTCATCGCTTACTTAGAGGCGACGAACCTGGTGCTGGGGCGGTAACCACTCTCGTCAGCGGTGTAGGTCACCTCGAGGTACTGGCCGTTGCCGAGAGGGAACCTGCAAAAGAATAGAGGCCatgaaagactgagtacaatGGAGAAGTGGGATTGGGAGGAGGGTGGAacagattgcaaggaaggaagaggaagagtaggcaTAAGGGAGTGAGTGgaatataggaggaagaggagggggaggtggaacgaatcgaagagaggaggaggacgagggtctGAATGGAAAGTAGCGGGATGAAgatggacaggaagagaaagatgaagggaagaggagagtcaGACATGAGAACGCGAAGGAAAATCAGGAATAGAAGAGTTTATAGAAAGGATTGTGActgaagaaagagtaggaggaaatggaatgaagaagaaagctAAAATCAGGTAAATGGAAGATggatgaaagggggagggaagacaaggagacatTTGAAGCTGATTGAAAGGCAGGAGGactaaaggagagaggaaggagaaagaggaggagacgttAGAGGCtgaacggacttgacaaggagggagatgaatagggaaggagagggaggaaagaattctCAGGTGAAGTTATGCAAATGGCAAAGACTGCAAGGAGAGACCACCTGAGTGTGCACGTGAGAGGCGTTtaacgagaggaagggaaggagaaggaaaagctgaggagggggaggaggaggcttgagCGGGTGGAGAGGATGattaagggggaaggaaagactgTTGAAGCATGTAATGAGGAGGGAAACCGaaggagcgagcgagagagagaaaagagagaagagaaaggtgtgaggtcaggaggtgagggaggaggtgggtctCTGTAGGACATGCTGCTATCACGTCTGCGGGAAAGGCGGGAAGGGCAGAGGCAGACCATTGTTGGGGAGGAATGAGTATTGCTGGGAAAGAATGGCGTTGCGGAGGAGGTTCAAGAGGCGTTGGGGTTGGGGTGAGGTGGGAGGTGGAAagcagagagaagggggagggaagaggaagaagattccCTTACGTAACCTCAACAGCCCCGCGGCTACACTTgcacaacacccccaccaccaccttcaccgcctccttcacctccatcctcGTGCCTGGAATTCAGTAGCCACAGTGCAAGAGCGATGCATCTGTAAATCTAATCTACTAGGTggacagggaggaagataaggcgagggaagaagggcaggaggagaaacaggaggacgGTATTTTTTTAGtgctaggaagaagagaaggaagaggaggaagatacgcTATGGAAtcaagaaagatgaggagaacacaaaggagagagaaagaagaggtggagagagaaggagaataggaaagtACTCTGTGTgtttaggagaagaaggaaaaagagatgtgAGATTTTCTgtggagagaggagggtggagaaaaaaataaggtattCTGTGGGGCTCTCACTTGTAGGAGCCGGCGATGTTGCTCTGGCCCTCAGTACCGGGGGTGCCGGCGGCGTCCACCACGATGCCGGTGTCGGTCTCGAAGCCATAGTTGAAGACGCCGTTGCCTTCATTCACGCTCTCGCTGCGGAGTGTCTTTGAGGCCCCGAGATCCTGGGGCCGGGCGACGGCGAGGGCCAGCAGGCAGGCGAAGATAGCCTGTAGGGGGGCAACGAGGGGAGGTCAGGGCAATAAAGCGAGTCACGAGAACGGAGAAGCCATTAGTGACTCCTGCCGTGGGGAAGGTCAGCCAttgggagggatgagggaggaggaaaagggggggaggaggaataccTTCGTGCCTTCAGGGTTCTTCGTAAGTTGTATTTTATGATTGCAAAGTTAATGTGGTGTGTACCTAACCTCAAGGATGCAGGATATGGATGACGGAGAGGTGATTTGTTAgccgtgtgactgtgtgtgtgtgtgtgtgagggggggggaggggggggggtatgttaTCAGTGCAATACATAGGCAAAGTGAAAACTAGTAATACTGCTGCTGTAGAGTCGTAATGGCTCAAGTAGAAGTTTTTTTTATGCAGCTTCTTTTTTTAGTTCCCTGAGTACTCACGAGCTTCATGTTGGTGTGTGAGTTTGAGTCGACTGTGAGGCGAAGGTCCGGCGCCGCGTTTATATACCCGCAAGTCTCTCATGTCCCCTCCCCGCTGCCCCCACTCGTAACCCCCCGACGCGCCACACTCCAGAGGAAGGTGTGTGTCCTCCCCCCGCCCTTCGCCCCTCCTTCCCTACACTCTCCTCATTGTTGGCCCGTCTgactctcctctcactcctcatcCGGGACAGGACTTTTTTCGGAGGAGCATCTTCAGTTGCTAAGAGACGTCCTTTTCGCTTGAGCCTAAATCTTGCCGATGACGCAACACTAACCCCCCGACACGTGCCCCTCCGCGGGAGTCATCCACCACCTGTGCCAGAACGCAGGTCATCGGCGCCCCAAACCGCCGGCGCCTGAAAAGGAACCAAGGTCTTGTGCCACCCTAGCTTTCCATCCTTGCCTCCTACCCTtctttggaacacacacacacacacacacacacacacacacgcacacgcacacgagcacgcacacgcacgcacacacaagtaAACTAGAAAGAACACAAATATCAAAATGGTTCAAGGTTTGCCAGTGTTAACgtgtgaaaaaaagggaaatgaatttACCTACAttaaggagataagaaaaagaggaaacttgATAACGATATATAAACTGATAAATGACAAGGAAGAGGTAAACAGAAGGGACCAATTGTATAGAAAAAGAAGACTACAAAACTAAAACAGGACATATGAACGAACTGATGAAGATTAAGAGctggtttcacagtccaacacagtggcttgtaaccgcccgaaccaaacttttcaatcttctacactccacaatagttaggttttcgatgcaacaCCAGATACACAAGAGCTTTTCCGtatagtttcctcaaatttcttaccTTAAATATAAAGACCAAACtgtacacaaggaattttcgaagtctttggtattggtttggaagattactaacccatcatgtcgaactgtgaaagtggccctaaatgCACGAGTGACATCAAGAAACAGCCGCCTGCACAGAACCACAGACGCTttggagggatgagaggaagtgATTGTAGTGAAGAGTGTTCAGAAACTATAAAAAAGGCTGCAAAAATGTAGACATAGAGACAGGACACTACGAGCATACTGTAGGCCCAGTGCACTGCAAACAGGCAAagtagggaaacacacacacacacacacacacacacacacacacacacacacacacacacacacacacacacacacacacacacacacacactcataagacttccccccctcccccaccccccgccgCCCAGCCATCCCTGTACGATCTGCCGTTCGCCTGTTGCCCGAAAGCAAAACAAGCACCCagtactcggtttactcggttttGAAGAGTAATCAAAATCGAATTACTCGGTTTGCAGACAGTACTCGGTTCCCCCATCACTAGTAAGAGAAGGGTGGACCGCTGAGAGCTGAAACATTCTGCAGTTCGGAAATACGTCGCCTGGACTTCACTGAGCATTTGAATCTTTAAAATGCCCCCAACTTGGCTTGCAATTACTTTGCTGTCCAGCTTTTTTACTGTACAATGGCCCACCACAACACCTTTTCAAGGGGTAACATCACAGTTGTGACATCTCTCCACGAGGCTGGGTACCCTACACGTGCTGTCTCGGAGCAAATTGATGTCAGTGTCCGAGCTCATTCATCGGAGCCGCCAGGATATTATGTACTCCTACTTGACATAATTCTTGCATAAAGTCTTAGACTTTATCTAAGTCAGTAAAGTAGTGGCTCCAGGACTGCTGTGTGCCGTTCTTTGAAGACTGGCCTGCAAATATCCCTGACTCGAGCCCCGTTGAGATTTTGTGAGCGATATTAAAACGAGAGTTGCGCAACCACGACCGTTCAATGGTGCCGATGCTCCAAGCTGCACTTTACCACCTTTGAAGAAGCTTCCCCTAGAGCACCTCATGGGACTTGCAGACAGCCTTCCTGCACGTTTGGAGGAGTGTAGGAGGCGTAAAGGGAAACCCTAAAAGTACTAAGATGTAAGTAAGATCAATACATTTCATCAGATGCAATACATGCCTGTATTACCGTTCGCAGCGTGGAGGCGGGGTGCGACGAATTTAATGATGAGGATTGTTTATCCAtttatccacccatccatccatccatccatccattcattcatccatccatccatccatccatccatccatccattcattcatccgttcatccatccatccatccatccatccatccatccatccatcagtccacccatccatccatccatcccttcatataaataggcagacagacagacagacagacacacacacacacacacacacacaccaccaccaccaccaccaccaaaaaca of Eriocheir sinensis breed Jianghai 21 chromosome 2, ASM2467909v1, whole genome shotgun sequence contains these proteins:
- the LOC127000706 gene encoding cuticle protein AMP4-like, coding for MKLAIFACLLALAVARPQDLGASKTLRSESVNEGNGVFNYGFETDTGIVVDAAGTPGTEGQSNIAGSYKFPLGNGQYLEVTYTADESGYRPSTRFVASK